From the genome of Fusarium oxysporum f. sp. lycopersici 4287 chromosome 3, whole genome shotgun sequence, one region includes:
- a CDS encoding hypothetical protein (At least one base has a quality score < 10), with amino-acid sequence MTSTPDKLKQEPPQDDVPIHSGDDAEQEQGNNSGLSNQTDGSQPSQKDTNQVTQNNETQPEQKDTNDVGQNNGEQPGQINVNQATQNNEAQPGQKDANHVGQINGNQSTNENPFLSGFFKRRVDKDNSANNARAFSPAVEDPNPKKAKTDHSFSFKPFAEAKTAPISPRAQTTTRTSPFPEDDGVGDPDLEKDLVGSQACPENMTTLGLVKEGKRPRYLNEYRIDGRSILRIETLKDGKFDENAAEVLPVTGGKYQALNGDKKWRDVDYVLGVAAFGSELNYEEFLCKLDPENPSKFKWMQTILIGIRWVDQTVTFVNRQWWRNNYEARDLSAKQTYLDRKEDGYRYWYKTRDDPEWRTRVNHKAFEDYRLFKWAFLYEKRYYQAMNPGQRFEIRDRTKSPSPIDDEVAKFRAMTVEESPRSKIYQSVETSLPDDDEGFDSDSRHSTQSRYKSSSRPKAHRDASLRVDPNGSPRPRDKHRFSTMRRLQQPLGTTPRSMVVAH; translated from the coding sequence ATGACTTCCACACCAGATAAGCTAAAGCAAGAACCGCCACAAGACGACGTCCCGATACATAgcggtgatgatgctgaacaagaacaaggaaaCAACTCTGGCTTGTCTAACCAGACAGATGGCAGTCAACCTAGCCAAAAAGATACAAATCAGGTTACTCAGAACAATGAAACCCAACCTGAGCAAAAGGATACAAATGACGTTGGTCAGAACAATGGAGAACAGCCTGGTCAAATCAATGTGAATCAAGCTACCCAGAACAATGAAGCCCAACCTGGGCAAAAGGATGCAAATCACGTTGGTCAGATCAATGGCAATCAATCAACTAACGAAAACCCATTTTTATCTGGATTCTTCAAGCGTAGAGTGGATAAAGACAACTCAGCCAACAATGCCAGGGCTTTCAGCCCAGCAGTAGAAGACCCCAATCCTAAAAAGGCAAAAACAGATCACAGCTTTAGTTTTAAGCCATTTGCAGAGGCAAAAACCGCTCCTATCTCTCCAAGGGCACAAACGACAACAAGAACCTCTCCATTtcctgaagatgatggagttgGCGACCCTGACCTCGAAAAGGATCTAGTCGGCAGCCAAGCTTGCCCTGAGAACATGACGACGCTTGGGCTCGtgaaagaagggaaaaggCCGAGATACCTAAATGAATATAGAATTGATGGTCGAAGCATCTTACGAATTGAAACCTTGAAAGACGGCAAGTTCGACGAGAATGCCGCGGAAGTCCTACCGGTAACCGGTGGGAAGTATCAAGCCCTAAATGGGGATAAGAAATGGCGTGACGTAGATTACGTCCTGGGCGTCGCAGCGTTTGGGAGCGAATTGAACTACGAAGAATTTCTATGCAAGCTGGATCCAGAAAACCCGTCCAAATTCAAATGGATGCAAACCATATTGATTGGAATTCGATGGGTTGACCAGACAGTCACATTTGTGAACCGTCAATGGTGGCGCAATAATTATGAGGCAAGGGATCTGTCCGCTAAGCAAACGTATCTGGACCGCAAGGAAGACGGATACCGTTATTGGTATAAGACGCGCGATGACCCTGAATGGAGGACTCGAGTGAATCACAAGGCCTTCGAGGACTACAGGCTATTCAAGTGGGCCTTCTTGTATGAGAAAAGGTACTATCAGGCCATGAATCCTGGGCAGCGGTTTGAGATTCGAGATCGCACCAAGTCGCCATCGCccattgatgatgaggttgcCAAGTTTAGGGCGATGACGGTTGAGGAAAGCCCGAGATCGAAGATCTATCAGTCTGTCGAGACCTCTCTGCCCGACGATGACGAAGGTTTTGATTCGGATTCCCGACATAGCACCCAGTCACGATATAAATCATCGAGTCGGCCCAAGGCGCATCGTGACGCCTCCCTGCGGGTGGATCCAAATGGTTCACCACGTCCTCGAGACAAACACAGGTTCAGCACAATGAGACGGCTTCAGCAACCACTGGGAACCACACCTCGCTCTATGGTAGTGGCTCATTGA
- a CDS encoding hypothetical protein (At least one base has a quality score < 10), translating to MVDSFHCFRNLPVELQIEIWSSAVRPAKAGVQIFSLSSDHRSQPHEDDDPEAPWVGSYYLTAPRWAFGPKSSRVNGFDEITASWTKNNLSTYLIDSGLWGACRQSHCVMRDILGPTKPIAIRTKVRCGRSDVKVDAPESDSSQQRSIIVSPSQDLFILQPDGPDMFSRFLFEDVIPNNTARGLLQIPHVGWQYHPSWASSLHESSRIRSLDSLCCYIVYGARFGCLETLWLINYRIKRKHWVSSKEEFDGPKPKVFETDEFRLIEVEIDDNIRSPEQLPWDEVVERGDFYTLDDFLAFVRLLRQLVTHTLLSTPALQTAKHVMSIKVLAYEDLQ from the coding sequence ATGGTTGATTCATTCCATTGCTTCAGAAACCTTCCGGTAGAACTACAAATAGAGATTTGGAGCTCCGCCGTTCGTCCTGCAAAGGCAGGTGTACAAATCTTCAGCTTGAGCAGCGACCATAGAAGTCAACCACATGAAGACGACGATCCGGAAGCTCCTTGGGTTGGTTCCTATTACCTCACCGCTCCCAGGTGGGCTTTTGGCCCCAAGTCCAGTCGAGTCAATGGCTTCGACGAAATCACAGCTTCATGGACTAAAAACAACCTTTCGACGTACCTGATCGACTCGGGTCTCTGGGGTGCCTGTAGGCAGTCACATTGTGTCATGAGAGATATACTCGGCCCCACCAAGCCCATAGCCATCCGGACGAAGGTGAGATGTGGCCGTTCGGATGTCAAGGTCGACGCACCAGAGAGCGACTCTTCCCAGCAGCGCAGTATTATCGTGTCTCCAAGCCAGGACCTCTTTATTCTCCAACCAGATGGTCCTGACATGTTCAGTCGGTTTTTGTTTGAAGATGTCATTCCGAACAACACAGCCCGGGGCTTGCTACAGATACCGCACGTAGGCTGGCAATACCACCCATCGTGGGCTTCGAGCCTTCACGAATCCTCCCGGATCAGAAGCCTTGACTCCTTATGCTGTTACATCGTATATGGTGCAAGATTTGGGTGTCTGGAAACGCTATGGCTCATCAACTACCGCATTAAGCGAAAGCATTGGGTATCATCGAAAGAAGAATTTGACGGGCCGAAGCCCAAAGTCTTCGAAACAGACGAGTTTCGGCTCATAGAGGTGGAAATCGACGATAACATCCGTTCACCAGAACAACTGCCGTGGGACGAGGTCGTGGAAAGGGGTGATTTTTACACTCTGGACGATTTTCTTGCCTTTGTGAGACTGCTTCGGCAGTTAGTGACCCATACACTTCTGTCCACTCCAGCTCTACAAACTGCCAAACACGTCATGAGCATCAAGGTTCTAGCGTatgaagatcttcaatga